Proteins from one Methanobrevibacter sp. genomic window:
- a CDS encoding CBS domain-containing protein, translated as MLVKRTMSKNVVSVSVPGNRDKVLDLMRKEKKAVLPVVKGDTDILVGIVTRSDLINNPDEEQIAMLMSRDLITVAPGDDVIDAARKMMENDVRRVPVVDDEGKLVGIITSFDLVSNALTKTEIDDAVENYMITTVPTTWEKAPLNVAFETMNQFGLKSVLTLDDEAKLSGILTETDFISEIEIISERSEHSSTVGTEGDKWSWDSTSVLYIEKNHLKFTDKAVCDVAVGNVEVANSKTKVSDCAKKMKTLNIEQIPVIGVEGNLVGLVRASDLIKALVPQE; from the coding sequence ATGTTAGTTAAAAGAACAATGTCTAAAAATGTTGTTAGTGTTTCTGTTCCAGGTAACAGGGACAAAGTTTTAGACTTAATGAGGAAAGAAAAAAAAGCAGTATTACCAGTTGTCAAAGGAGACACTGATATTTTAGTAGGAATCGTAACTCGTTCTGACTTAATTAATAATCCTGATGAAGAACAAATTGCAATGTTAATGAGTAGAGACTTAATTACAGTAGCTCCTGGTGATGATGTAATTGATGCTGCTCGTAAAATGATGGAAAATGATGTTAGAAGAGTTCCTGTAGTGGATGATGAAGGAAAATTAGTTGGAATTATTACTTCTTTCGATTTAGTATCTAACGCATTAACCAAAACTGAAATTGATGATGCAGTTGAAAATTACATGATTACAACTGTGCCAACCACTTGGGAAAAAGCTCCATTGAATGTTGCATTTGAAACTATGAATCAATTTGGATTAAAATCTGTTTTAACTCTTGATGATGAAGCAAAATTATCTGGAATTTTAACTGAAACTGATTTTATCTCTGAAATCGAAATCATTTCTGAAAGAAGTGAACACAGTTCTACTGTAGGTACTGAAGGAGACAAATGGTCTTGGGACAGTACTTCTGTATTATACATTGAGAAAAATCATTTAAAATTCACTGATAAAGCTGTCTGTGATGTTGCTGTTGGTAATGTTGAAGTAGCTAACTCCAAAACCAAAGTTTCAGACTGTGCTAAAAAAATGAAAACCTTAAACATTGAACAAATTCCTGTTATTGGTGTTGAAGGCAATTTAGTAGGTCTTGTAAGAGCTAGTGATTTAATCAAAGCATTAGTCCCACAAGAATAG
- a CDS encoding universal stress protein — protein sequence MYKKILVPTDGSEFAKKAQKHALFLSKVSGAEIIAISVTENNFVNGLPLDDEVYQLNQILKERSEENLKEFDKLNEDELKITHIVREGSPAKVILEVAKEENIDLIVMGSSGKSGFDRFIMGSVADKVVNSAKCAVLVVH from the coding sequence ATGTATAAAAAAATATTGGTCCCTACTGATGGATCTGAATTCGCAAAAAAAGCTCAAAAACATGCTTTGTTTTTATCAAAGGTATCTGGAGCGGAAATTATTGCTATAAGTGTTACAGAGAATAATTTTGTTAACGGGCTTCCATTAGATGATGAAGTATACCAGTTAAATCAAATCTTAAAAGAAAGATCTGAAGAAAATCTTAAAGAATTTGATAAATTAAATGAAGATGAGTTGAAGATTACCCACATAGTTAGAGAAGGGTCACCTGCTAAAGTTATTCTCGAGGTAGCAAAAGAAGAAAATATTGATTTGATAGTAATGGGTAGTTCTGGTAAATCTGGATTCGATAGATTTATTATGGGTAGTGTAGCAGATAAGGTTGTCAATTCAGCTAAATGTGCAGTACTTGTAGTTCATTAA
- a CDS encoding amidohydrolase family protein — translation MFTIANGIILKGKDLVPTRENIVVDEGKIIEIGKESSEGKIIDVDGAVVCPSFINGHMHIGDSIIKDEGYGLSLSEMVKPPYGVKHVALANASDNDLIEAMKSSMWDMVYGGTTHFIDYREGGLNGVRLLRKAAEGIPITPIILGRDDSFYGDDPDLSKVKVAIRKLLKYADGIAPSGFGEITVDVAEIIVAECKKAGKISSIHVAESESNQIESLENSGLSEIGKGVSNKFSQLVHLTNPKNDDLKSVAESGQNVVVCPRANATLNVGVVPLPQMIDLGIKPMLGTDNVMLNSPNMLRELEFVLKIMSVYYKQYIDPCGLLKMATTNVCRFGINDVIQKSVIDENNFAEFNVFNSFSKNHYINIINRCETKNILYRINKKTTI, via the coding sequence ATGTTTACTATAGCTAATGGAATCATATTAAAAGGCAAAGATTTGGTTCCAACCCGTGAAAATATTGTTGTTGATGAAGGAAAAATAATTGAAATTGGAAAAGAATCCTCTGAAGGTAAAATTATTGATGTCGATGGTGCTGTTGTTTGCCCATCATTTATAAATGGTCATATGCATATAGGGGATTCTATTATAAAAGATGAAGGTTATGGATTGTCTTTAAGTGAAATGGTAAAACCTCCTTATGGTGTTAAGCATGTTGCATTAGCTAACGCCAGTGATAATGATTTAATTGAGGCAATGAAATCTTCAATGTGGGATATGGTTTATGGTGGAACAACTCATTTCATTGATTATCGTGAAGGTGGTCTAAATGGGGTCAGGCTTTTAAGAAAAGCTGCTGAAGGTATTCCAATAACACCAATAATTTTAGGACGTGACGACAGTTTTTATGGTGATGACCCGGATTTAAGTAAAGTTAAAGTAGCTATTCGTAAACTCTTAAAATATGCCGATGGAATTGCACCAAGTGGTTTTGGTGAAATCACTGTGGATGTTGCTGAGATAATTGTGGCTGAATGTAAAAAAGCAGGTAAGATCTCTTCAATTCATGTGGCAGAATCTGAATCCAATCAGATTGAATCCTTGGAAAACAGTGGATTAAGTGAAATTGGAAAGGGAGTTTCAAATAAATTTTCCCAACTGGTTCATCTTACTAATCCAAAAAATGATGATTTGAAATCCGTTGCAGAATCTGGTCAAAATGTTGTTGTTTGTCCAAGGGCTAACGCTACATTGAATGTTGGTGTTGTACCATTACCTCAGATGATTGATTTGGGCATAAAGCCGATGCTTGGAACTGATAATGTAATGCTTAATTCTCCAAACATGCTTCGTGAATTGGAATTTGTCTTAAAGATAATGTCTGTATATTATAAACAGTATATTGACCCATGTGGTCTCTTAAAGATGGCAACAACTAATGTTTGCCGATTCGGTATTAATGATGTAATTCAAAAGTCTGTAATTGATGAAAATAATTTTGCAGAATTCAATGTGTTCAATTCTTTTTCTAAAAATCATTACATTAATATAATAAATCGCTGTGAAACGAAAAATATATTATATAGAATTAATAAAAAAACAACCATATAA
- a CDS encoding zinc ribbon domain-containing protein has translation MLVECDLENKYENKVLPPFPEKRPKGRIKGTKVNKKEREGEILFDHKLRKFYIQKGDETIGQYDTMTEAFYYKKILMANNWDINALKTNITQKIEVNAVIDPNIEYEVQLNFCPKCKNRLKIGETECPSCGINIQEYLFNN, from the coding sequence TTGCTTGTTGAATGCGACCTTGAAAACAAGTATGAAAATAAAGTTCTACCACCATTTCCAGAAAAAAGACCAAAAGGCAGAATCAAAGGAACCAAAGTCAACAAAAAAGAAAGGGAAGGGGAAATTCTCTTTGACCACAAGCTTAGAAAGTTCTATATTCAGAAAGGTGATGAAACAATTGGCCAATATGATACTATGACTGAAGCGTTTTATTATAAGAAGATACTGATGGCTAATAATTGGGACATAAATGCCCTGAAAACAAATATCACTCAGAAAATTGAAGTCAATGCAGTTATTGATCCTAATATTGAATATGAAGTACAATTAAACTTCTGTCCTAAATGTAAAAACAGATTAAAAATTGGAGAAACAGAATGTCCTTCCTGCGGTATTAATATCCAGGAATATTTATTCAATAATTAA
- the carB gene encoding carbamoyl-phosphate synthase large subunit: protein MPVDKDIKKVLIIGSGPIQIGQAAEFDYSGSQACKSLREEGIETVLVNSNPATIQTDIDMADTVYTEPLTPEVVAKIIEEEKVDSILPTMGGQTGLNIATGLGDLGLLDGIKVLGSDVQTIKDVEDRDLFANLMDKIGEKIPKCHAVESVEAALEAVEDIGYPVIVRPAFTLGGTGGGIAHNEEELIEIATHGLDMSFINQVLIDESVLGWKEIEFEVMRDKEDTCIIVCTMENIDPMGIHTGDSVVVAPIQNLCDETIQKMRDASIKIIRALGIRGGCNIQFALNPETDEYKVIEVNPRVSRSSALASKATGYPIAKISSKIALGLTLDEIKNDITKETPASFEPAIDYVVIKIPRWPFDKFKSVSREVGVQMKATGEVMAIGRTFEEAFQKALRSLDMGFDGFEYIDYTEEDLKHPTDKIYFQIYSAIKDGMEIDKIRELTKIDNFFLYKIRNIVNFENSVTAEKLEDEDFLRKAKQIGCSNKRLATLSGQTEEYVKNLLSRFNIKPSYKMVDTCAAEFEAKTPYYYSSYDKGNELVSTNKKKVVILGAGPIRIGQGIEFDYCCVHSSLALKEKGIETILINNNPETVSTDYDISDKLFFEPLTFEDVMGVIEQEKPDGVIVQFGGQTSINLSVPLANAGVKILGTPYESIDRVEDRELFAELLEKLHIHQAPYGTANSFEEAKAIAEEITFPVLVRPSYVIGGRAMEIVYDNNELEEYMKEAVKVSPEHPILVDKFLEDAIELDVDILCDGEDVFIAGIMEHIEEAGVHSGDSACVIPPQTIPAYILDTIRENSTKLALELDVKGLMNIQYAVKLDEEMVYIIEANPRASRTVPFVSKAIGVPLAKVATWIMQGAKLKDFGLTKEIKLNHVAVKESVFPFLKLPESDTVLGPEMKSTGESIGIDENYGMAFYKSQLSAGMELPTEGKIFISVKKADRKKIRPIAETAANLGFDLIATDGTAKATGLDSVEKVLKVSQGSPNIRDAILNKEVDLIINTSEGKQSAKDGYIIRRLAIELGIPYVTTLAGARAVLNAIKAVQNNEINVKSLNDYVDGE, encoded by the coding sequence ATGCCAGTTGATAAGGATATTAAAAAAGTATTAATTATTGGTTCTGGACCTATTCAAATCGGACAAGCAGCTGAGTTCGATTATTCAGGATCACAAGCATGTAAATCATTAAGAGAAGAGGGAATTGAAACAGTCCTTGTTAACAGTAATCCTGCTACAATTCAAACTGATATTGATATGGCAGATACTGTTTACACAGAACCATTAACTCCTGAGGTTGTTGCTAAAATCATCGAAGAAGAAAAAGTTGATTCCATCTTACCTACTATGGGTGGACAAACTGGATTGAACATTGCAACAGGTCTTGGAGACTTAGGATTACTTGACGGAATTAAAGTATTAGGTTCTGACGTTCAAACAATTAAAGACGTGGAAGACCGTGACTTATTTGCAAACCTCATGGACAAAATCGGAGAAAAAATCCCTAAATGTCATGCGGTTGAAAGTGTAGAAGCAGCACTTGAAGCAGTAGAGGACATTGGATATCCTGTTATTGTAAGACCAGCATTCACCTTAGGTGGTACTGGTGGGGGAATTGCTCACAATGAAGAAGAATTAATTGAAATTGCAACTCACGGATTAGATATGAGTTTCATCAATCAAGTTCTCATCGATGAATCTGTTCTCGGATGGAAAGAAATAGAATTTGAAGTAATGAGGGACAAAGAAGACACTTGTATCATTGTATGTACTATGGAAAACATTGATCCTATGGGTATCCACACAGGGGATAGTGTTGTAGTTGCTCCTATCCAAAACTTATGTGATGAAACCATTCAAAAAATGAGAGATGCATCCATTAAAATCATCAGAGCATTAGGAATTAGAGGTGGATGTAACATTCAATTCGCACTTAACCCTGAAACTGATGAATACAAAGTTATTGAGGTAAACCCTCGTGTATCCAGAAGTAGTGCACTTGCATCTAAAGCAACTGGTTATCCAATTGCAAAAATCTCTTCCAAAATAGCTTTAGGATTAACCTTGGATGAAATTAAAAACGATATTACCAAAGAAACACCAGCATCTTTCGAACCAGCTATTGATTATGTCGTTATTAAAATCCCAAGATGGCCATTTGACAAATTCAAAAGTGTAAGTCGTGAAGTCGGAGTTCAAATGAAAGCTACTGGGGAAGTAATGGCTATTGGAAGAACCTTTGAAGAAGCATTCCAAAAAGCACTTAGATCACTTGATATGGGATTCGATGGTTTTGAATACATTGATTACACTGAAGAAGACTTAAAACACCCTACTGATAAAATCTACTTCCAAATTTATTCAGCTATTAAAGATGGAATGGAAATTGATAAAATCAGAGAACTCACAAAAATCGACAATTTCTTCTTATACAAAATTAGAAACATTGTTAACTTCGAAAACAGCGTAACTGCTGAAAAATTAGAAGATGAAGACTTCTTAAGAAAAGCTAAACAAATTGGTTGTTCCAATAAAAGATTAGCTACTTTATCTGGTCAAACTGAAGAATATGTTAAAAACTTACTTTCAAGATTCAACATAAAACCATCCTATAAAATGGTAGATACATGTGCTGCCGAATTTGAAGCAAAAACTCCTTACTACTACAGCAGTTATGATAAAGGAAATGAACTTGTATCAACAAACAAGAAAAAAGTTGTAATTCTTGGAGCAGGACCAATCAGAATTGGTCAAGGTATTGAATTCGATTACTGCTGTGTACACTCTTCCTTAGCTTTAAAAGAAAAAGGAATTGAAACAATATTGATCAACAACAACCCAGAAACTGTAAGTACTGATTACGACATTTCTGATAAATTATTCTTCGAACCACTTACATTTGAAGATGTGATGGGAGTAATTGAACAGGAAAAACCTGATGGGGTAATTGTTCAATTTGGTGGTCAAACATCAATTAACTTATCTGTTCCACTCGCAAATGCTGGAGTTAAAATTTTAGGTACTCCATATGAAAGTATTGATAGAGTAGAAGACAGAGAATTATTCGCAGAGCTCTTGGAAAAATTACACATTCACCAAGCTCCATACGGAACTGCAAATTCATTTGAAGAAGCAAAAGCTATTGCAGAAGAAATTACCTTCCCAGTTCTCGTACGTCCATCATATGTAATTGGTGGAAGAGCAATGGAAATTGTTTATGATAACAATGAGCTTGAAGAATATATGAAAGAAGCTGTAAAAGTCTCTCCTGAACACCCAATTTTAGTTGACAAGTTCTTGGAAGATGCTATTGAACTTGATGTAGATATATTATGTGATGGTGAAGATGTATTCATTGCAGGAATCATGGAACACATCGAAGAAGCTGGTGTTCACTCTGGAGACTCCGCATGTGTAATACCTCCTCAAACTATTCCAGCATATATCTTAGACACTATTCGTGAAAATTCAACAAAATTAGCTCTTGAATTAGATGTCAAAGGTTTAATGAACATTCAATATGCAGTAAAACTCGATGAGGAAATGGTTTACATTATTGAAGCTAACCCTCGTGCAAGTAGAACTGTGCCATTTGTAAGTAAAGCAATTGGTGTGCCACTTGCAAAAGTTGCAACCTGGATTATGCAAGGAGCTAAATTAAAAGACTTCGGATTAACCAAAGAGATTAAATTAAATCATGTTGCAGTAAAAGAATCTGTATTCCCATTCTTAAAACTCCCAGAATCCGATACTGTCCTTGGACCTGAAATGAAATCCACTGGTGAAAGTATTGGTATCGATGAGAATTATGGAATGGCATTCTATAAATCACAACTCTCCGCAGGTATGGAATTGCCTACTGAAGGTAAAATATTCATCAGTGTTAAAAAAGCAGACAGAAAGAAAATCAGACCTATTGCTGAAACCGCAGCTAACTTAGGATTTGATTTAATTGCAACTGATGGTACTGCTAAAGCTACTGGTCTTGACTCAGTTGAAAAAGTATTGAAAGTATCTCAAGGATCTCCAAACATCAGAGATGCTATCTTAAACAAAGAAGTTGATTTAATTATTAACACATCTGAAGGTAAACAGTCTGCAAAAGATGGTTATATCATCAGACGTCTTGCAATTGAACTGGGCATACCATACGTTACCACACTTGCAGGAGCAAGAGCAGTTTTAAATGCTATTAAAGCTGTTCAAAATAATGAAATCAATGTAAAATCTTTAAATGATTATGTTGATGGAGAATAA
- the carA gene encoding glutamine-hydrolyzing carbamoyl-phosphate synthase small subunit → MVKIAKLALEDGTILKGDAFGYETTKLGELVFSTGMGGYTESLTDPSFKGEILMSTYPLEGNHGVSEKWYQSDKIQAEGFVCREVCREVSNFGPQKTLDDFLKEFKTPGISGIDTRDLTLKIRERGSLKAALTTEDIGDDKLLEMARSQPSIEEMDVVPLVSTKEIKLFNEDADKKVALIDCGVKKNIINSFLERDIGVILFPYDTDYKTILDYSPNGLMITSGPGNPDRVSETIETMKKLSNRLPIFGICMGQQLIAKSFGAKSYKMKFGHRGENQPVKDLTTGKVFITSQNHGFTIDKESLKETDLVLTQINLNDGTPEGISHKELPLHCIQYHPEAGPGPNDTRNVFDKFNQMMDDY, encoded by the coding sequence ATGGTAAAAATAGCTAAATTAGCTTTAGAAGATGGTACTATTTTAAAAGGTGACGCATTCGGTTATGAAACCACTAAATTGGGAGAACTTGTTTTCTCAACCGGTATGGGTGGTTATACTGAATCTTTAACTGACCCGTCTTTTAAAGGAGAAATTTTAATGTCTACTTACCCATTAGAGGGAAATCATGGTGTAAGTGAGAAGTGGTATCAATCAGATAAAATTCAAGCTGAAGGTTTTGTATGTCGTGAAGTTTGTCGTGAAGTTTCTAACTTCGGACCTCAAAAAACTTTGGATGATTTCTTAAAAGAATTCAAAACTCCGGGAATCAGTGGAATTGATACTCGTGATTTAACACTCAAAATTCGTGAAAGAGGTTCACTTAAAGCAGCATTAACAACTGAAGACATTGGTGATGACAAATTACTCGAAATGGCACGTTCCCAGCCAAGTATCGAAGAAATGGATGTTGTTCCATTGGTATCTACAAAAGAAATAAAATTGTTCAATGAAGATGCTGACAAAAAAGTTGCATTAATTGACTGTGGTGTTAAAAAGAATATTATCAACTCATTTTTAGAAAGGGACATTGGTGTAATTTTATTCCCTTACGATACTGATTATAAAACTATTTTGGATTATTCTCCTAATGGTTTGATGATTACCTCAGGACCGGGAAACCCTGACAGAGTGTCTGAAACTATCGAGACCATGAAAAAATTATCAAACAGATTACCAATTTTCGGTATCTGTATGGGTCAACAATTAATCGCTAAATCTTTCGGAGCAAAATCATACAAAATGAAATTTGGGCACAGGGGAGAAAACCAACCAGTTAAAGATTTAACTACTGGAAAAGTATTTATTACTTCACAAAACCATGGATTTACCATTGACAAAGAATCATTAAAAGAAACTGATTTAGTTTTAACCCAAATTAACTTAAACGATGGAACTCCTGAAGGAATTTCACATAAAGAATTACCATTACATTGTATACAGTACCATCCTGAAGCAGGACCAGGTCCAAACGATACAAGAAATGTTTTTGACAAATTTAATCAAATGATGGATGATTACTAA
- a CDS encoding DEAD/DEAH box helicase, whose translation MDSKSEEIFKKHLKNAKEYSKFKKLVDETKVYDIPDDLTAELRPYQKMGYSWLVQNIKYNFGCILADDMGLGKTIQVLTTILHFKEQNPYDNEPSLIIVPPALLSNWENEIKKFTPTLSYYIYHGSNRTFPLEEYDIILTSYGVIRLDLDMFSDKKWFICVIDEAQNIKNPNTQQTKAIKKVPAINKIALTGTPIENKLTDYWSIFDFVNKGYLSSLDNFKANYVFRIERLEEESTLEKFKTITKPFVLRRLKTDDNIKDELPDKIVNDIYCSMTKKQILLYNAIMEGIFEDLEGKTGIERRGIILNIITGLKQACNHPAQYLRSDNPKINESGKMELLITLLENILYADEKVIIFTQYAKMGEIIQKLVSKKLKTDVLFLHGSLTQEKRTEVISTFQEDENHKILVATLKTGGVGLNLTAAQNVIHYDLWWNPAIENQATDRVHRIGQEKDVMVYRFITKGTLEEVIDEMSKNKLNLAEKAISNDETFITEMSDDELKEKLSLRL comes from the coding sequence ATGGATTCAAAATCTGAAGAAATATTTAAAAAACACTTAAAAAATGCCAAGGAATATTCTAAATTCAAAAAATTAGTTGATGAAACAAAAGTTTATGACATTCCAGATGATTTGACTGCTGAATTAAGGCCATATCAAAAGATGGGTTATTCCTGGCTTGTTCAAAACATCAAATATAACTTCGGATGCATTTTGGCAGATGATATGGGACTTGGAAAAACAATTCAAGTTTTAACAACAATTCTTCATTTCAAAGAGCAAAATCCATACGACAATGAGCCTTCACTCATTATAGTTCCTCCAGCATTGCTTTCAAACTGGGAAAATGAGATTAAAAAGTTCACACCAACTCTTTCATATTATATTTATCATGGATCAAACAGAACATTCCCCTTAGAAGAGTATGACATTATTTTAACATCATATGGTGTAATTAGACTTGATTTGGACATGTTTTCAGACAAGAAATGGTTCATATGCGTCATTGATGAAGCACAGAATATTAAAAATCCAAATACTCAACAAACCAAAGCGATTAAAAAAGTCCCAGCAATCAATAAGATAGCATTAACAGGTACTCCTATTGAAAATAAATTAACTGATTACTGGTCAATATTTGATTTTGTAAATAAAGGATACTTATCAAGTTTAGATAACTTTAAAGCAAATTATGTCTTTAGAATCGAAAGACTTGAAGAAGAATCCACCTTGGAAAAATTCAAAACAATAACAAAACCATTTGTTTTAAGACGTCTTAAAACAGACGACAACATCAAGGATGAACTTCCAGACAAAATTGTTAACGACATTTATTGCAGCATGACTAAAAAACAAATTTTGCTTTATAATGCAATTATGGAAGGAATATTCGAAGATCTGGAAGGAAAAACCGGTATTGAAAGGCGTGGAATAATTTTAAATATTATTACTGGATTAAAACAGGCATGTAATCACCCCGCACAATATTTGCGCTCAGACAATCCCAAAATCAATGAATCCGGAAAAATGGAATTGTTGATTACTCTTTTGGAAAATATCCTATATGCAGATGAAAAAGTCATAATATTTACACAATATGCAAAGATGGGAGAAATCATACAGAAATTAGTTTCCAAAAAGTTAAAGACAGACGTGTTATTCCTGCACGGTTCACTTACACAGGAAAAGAGAACAGAAGTAATTTCCACATTCCAAGAGGACGAAAACCATAAAATTTTAGTTGCAACCCTTAAAACTGGTGGTGTTGGATTAAACTTGACTGCCGCTCAAAACGTTATCCATTACGATTTATGGTGGAATCCTGCAATTGAAAATCAGGCAACCGATCGTGTACATCGTATAGGTCAGGAAAAAGATGTTATGGTATATAGATTCATAACAAAAGGAACATTAGAAGAAGTAATAGATGAAATGAGTAAAAATAAATTGAATTTGGCTGAAAAAGCCATAAGCAATGATGAAACTTTCATTACCGAAATGAGTGATGATGAACTTAAGGAAAAATTATCATTAAGATTATAA
- the nadC gene encoding carboxylating nicotinate-nucleotide diphosphorylase, with protein sequence MDRIIEYMLEEDKGFGDITSESTVEKGLEANAYIISKDDGILAGMDIVRELFEEFGVEVTFWLNDGCEISKKDLLMSVRGDARTILLLERTALNLSMRMSGVASAANHYVDLVKDYDVRIAGTRKTSPAISKFDKYALKVGGADTHRFSLDDMVLIKDNHIAMCDSPLDALLKAKKVTSFSKKIEIEVETLHDAIECVENKADIVMLDNMTGHEVKDVIDELEKLNIRQNSLIEVSGGITEDNILDYVEYGVDIISIGALTHSSRSLNFSLKMEKL encoded by the coding sequence TTGGATAGAATAATTGAATATATGCTTGAAGAAGATAAGGGATTTGGAGACATCACTTCTGAATCTACTGTTGAAAAAGGTTTGGAAGCTAATGCATATATTATTTCAAAAGATGATGGTATTTTAGCAGGAATGGATATTGTTCGTGAATTATTTGAAGAGTTTGGTGTGGAAGTCACATTCTGGTTAAATGATGGTTGTGAAATTTCAAAAAAAGATTTATTGATGTCTGTTAGAGGTGATGCTAGAACAATATTGCTTCTTGAGAGAACTGCGCTTAACTTGTCAATGAGAATGAGTGGGGTAGCTAGTGCTGCTAACCATTATGTTGATTTGGTTAAAGATTATGATGTAAGAATTGCGGGAACCCGTAAAACTTCTCCAGCAATCTCTAAATTTGACAAATATGCGCTTAAAGTAGGTGGTGCGGATACTCATCGTTTTAGTTTGGATGATATGGTTCTAATTAAGGACAATCATATTGCAATGTGTGATTCTCCATTGGATGCACTTTTAAAAGCAAAAAAAGTTACTAGCTTTTCCAAAAAAATCGAAATTGAAGTTGAAACATTGCATGATGCTATTGAATGTGTTGAAAACAAAGCAGATATTGTAATGCTTGACAATATGACTGGTCATGAAGTTAAGGATGTCATTGATGAACTTGAAAAATTAAACATCCGTCAAAATTCACTAATTGAAGTTTCCGGTGGAATTACTGAGGATAATATCCTGGATTATGTTGAATATGGTGTGGATATTATTTCAATAGGTGCTTTAACTCATTCATCCAGAAGCCTAAACTTCAGTTTGAAAATGGAAAAATTATAA